A stretch of the Caminicella sporogenes DSM 14501 genome encodes the following:
- a CDS encoding glycosyltransferase: MTKVSVIIPTYNYEKFIHNAIDSILNQTFKDYEIIIVDDGSTDNTAEIIKKYNNEKISYFYKENRGPAAARNLGIKKAKGDYICFLDADDAFMPEKLEIQVDILDKNKNIGLVYTNFLYVKNNLSSTYYHYRCKNFSCHKNALQHLWYENYINTSTVMTVKEYLFKVGLFNENYKYGEDFDLWMRLGKYYEFFCVHKPLVKTRSHDNNLCKSLSCIEKLNYTKKIRNNIKKFYENQGGYKINM, encoded by the coding sequence ATGACTAAAGTCAGTGTTATAATACCTACTTATAATTATGAAAAATTCATTCATAATGCAATAGATAGCATTTTAAATCAAACATTTAAAGACTATGAAATTATCATAGTTGATGACGGTTCAACAGATAATACTGCGGAAATAATAAAAAAATATAATAATGAAAAAATATCATACTTTTATAAAGAAAATAGAGGACCTGCTGCTGCAAGAAATTTAGGTATAAAAAAGGCTAAAGGTGATTATATATGTTTTTTAGATGCTGATGATGCATTTATGCCTGAAAAATTAGAAATTCAAGTCGACATCTTAGATAAAAATAAAAATATTGGGTTAGTATATACTAATTTTTTATATGTAAAAAACAACTTGTCATCAACTTATTATCATTATAGATGTAAAAACTTCAGCTGTCATAAAAATGCACTACAACATTTATGGTATGAAAACTATATAAATACTTCTACTGTAATGACCGTAAAAGAATATCTATTCAAAGTAGGTTTATTCAATGAAAATTATAAGTATGGTGAAGACTTTGACCTTTGGATGAGGTTGGGAAAATATTATGAATTTTTTTGTGTACACAAACCACTAGTCAAAACTAGAAGTCATGACAACAATCTCTGTAAAAGTCTGAGCTGTATAGAAAAATTAAATTATACAAAAAAAATTAGAAATAATATTAAAAAATTCTATGAAAATCAAGGCGGTTATAAAATAAATATGTAA
- a CDS encoding response regulator: MSYDKKKIRILIVDDHALMRQGLKQILEIEDDIEVVGLAIDGEDALKKAIKLKPDVILMDINMPNMNGIQALRRIKDMGLDIKIIMLTIHDDREYLFETINIGAEGYVLKDAEASSLVKAIRDVYFGESYIHPSLASEFVREYKQRGKISLKKDKKNEKLTRREYEVITLIAEGLNNKEIAERLFISEKTVKNHVSNIFKKIGVNDRTQAAIYAFKHNIKKI; this comes from the coding sequence ATGTCATATGATAAAAAAAAGATAAGAATATTAATTGTAGATGACCATGCTTTGATGAGACAAGGATTAAAACAGATATTAGAGATTGAAGATGATATTGAAGTAGTTGGTTTAGCTATTGATGGAGAAGATGCTTTAAAAAAAGCTATAAAATTAAAGCCTGATGTGATACTTATGGATATAAATATGCCTAATATGAATGGTATTCAGGCCTTAAGAAGAATTAAGGATATGGGATTAGATATAAAAATAATTATGCTTACAATACATGATGATAGAGAATATTTATTTGAAACAATAAATATTGGAGCTGAAGGATATGTGTTAAAAGATGCTGAAGCTAGTAGTTTAGTAAAAGCAATAAGAGATGTATATTTTGGAGAATCTTATATTCATCCTAGTTTAGCTTCTGAATTTGTAAGAGAATACAAACAGCGTGGAAAGATTTCTTTGAAAAAAGATAAAAAAAATGAAAAACTTACTAGAAGAGAATATGAAGTAATAACTTTGATAGCTGAAGGACTGAATAATAAAGAGATTGCAGAGCGACTATTTATCAGTGAAAAAACGGTAAAAAATCATGTTTCAAATATTTTTAAGAAAATAGGTGTTAATGATAGAACACAAGCTGCGATATATGCTTTTAAACATAATATAAAAAAGATTTAG
- a CDS encoding DUF896 domain-containing protein, which translates to MLSKEKIDRINYLAKKSKQIGLTHEEKMEQQKLREEYIKAFRKNFRQQLESIKIVRK; encoded by the coding sequence TTGCTTTCTAAAGAAAAAATAGACAGAATAAACTATTTAGCAAAAAAATCTAAACAAATTGGACTAACGCATGAAGAAAAAATGGAACAGCAAAAACTCAGAGAAGAATATATAAAGGCCTTTAGAAAAAATTTTAGACAGCAATTGGAGTCGATTAAAATAGTGAGAAAGTAA
- a CDS encoding YgiQ family radical SAM protein produces MDKKDFLPINKEDMERRGWNQLDFIIVSGDAYVDHPSFGTAIISRLLEDIGFKVGIIPQPDWTNLNDIKKLGRPKYAFLVTAGNLDSMVNHYTVSKRLREKDLYSPGGKMGLRPDRATIVYCNLIRRAYKKMPIIIGGIEASLRRFAHYDYWSDKVRRSILVDSTADLLVYGMGESQIIEIAMNLKSGLDIKYIRHIPGTCYIVEDLENIYDYKEIPSFEEIEKDKIKYAQAFKIQYEEQDPITGKVLVQRHKDKYLVQNPPAMPLSREEFDRVYSLPYVRDYHPVYKKYGGVPAVEEVKYSIISERGCFGNCSFCSLAFHQGRIVTSRSHQSIIEEAKKIIKDKDFKGYIHDVGGPTANFRKAACEKQLKKGVCKNKQCLFPEPCTNLQVDHKDLIELLRKLRNLPNVKKVFIRSGLRYDYILADKDDEFLRELCKYHVSGQLKVAPEHVSKEVLKLMGKPEKKVYDKFVKKFYKINKEIGKKQYIVPYLMSSHPGSTIKSAIELAEYLRDIDYYPKQVQDFYPTPGTLSTCMYYTELDPRTMKPVYVAKSRMEKAMQRALLQYKNPKNYDLVKKALILAKREDLIGYSPKCLIKPPIEKSFNNKRYRKNKKVQLGKKRKSRRTW; encoded by the coding sequence ATGGATAAAAAAGATTTTCTGCCAATTAATAAAGAAGATATGGAAAGAAGAGGTTGGAATCAACTTGATTTTATAATTGTAAGTGGAGATGCTTATGTGGATCATCCGAGTTTTGGAACAGCAATTATTTCAAGACTATTAGAAGATATAGGTTTTAAAGTAGGTATAATACCTCAGCCTGATTGGACAAATTTAAATGATATAAAAAAATTAGGCAGACCTAAATATGCATTTTTAGTTACGGCAGGTAATTTAGATTCAATGGTTAATCATTATACAGTCAGTAAGAGGCTTAGGGAAAAAGATTTATATTCTCCTGGAGGTAAAATGGGTTTAAGACCAGATAGAGCTACTATAGTTTATTGTAATCTAATAAGAAGGGCTTATAAAAAGATGCCAATAATTATAGGTGGAATAGAAGCAAGTTTAAGGAGATTTGCTCATTATGATTATTGGAGTGATAAAGTAAGAAGGTCAATTTTAGTAGATAGTACTGCCGATTTATTAGTTTATGGAATGGGTGAAAGTCAGATAATAGAAATAGCAATGAATTTAAAAAGTGGATTAGATATTAAGTATATAAGACATATACCGGGCACTTGTTATATAGTCGAAGATTTAGAAAATATATATGATTATAAAGAAATACCTTCTTTTGAAGAAATAGAGAAAGATAAAATAAAATATGCACAGGCTTTTAAAATACAGTATGAAGAGCAGGACCCAATTACTGGTAAAGTGTTAGTACAGCGTCATAAAGACAAATACTTAGTGCAAAATCCTCCTGCTATGCCACTAAGTAGAGAAGAATTTGATAGAGTTTATTCATTGCCGTATGTGAGAGATTATCATCCAGTCTATAAAAAATATGGAGGAGTTCCTGCAGTAGAAGAAGTAAAATACAGCATTATAAGCGAAAGAGGATGTTTTGGAAATTGTTCTTTTTGTTCTTTAGCATTTCATCAGGGAAGAATAGTAACTAGTCGAAGTCATCAATCTATTATTGAAGAAGCAAAAAAAATAATAAAGGATAAAGATTTTAAAGGATATATTCATGATGTAGGAGGACCTACTGCAAATTTTAGAAAAGCTGCATGTGAAAAACAATTAAAAAAAGGTGTTTGTAAAAATAAGCAGTGTTTATTCCCAGAGCCTTGTACTAATTTGCAAGTAGACCATAAAGATTTGATTGAACTCTTAAGAAAACTGAGAAATCTTCCAAATGTTAAAAAAGTTTTTATAAGGTCTGGACTTAGATATGATTATATTTTAGCAGATAAAGATGATGAATTTTTAAGAGAGTTGTGTAAATATCATGTAAGTGGACAGTTAAAAGTAGCACCAGAACATGTAAGTAAAGAAGTTTTAAAATTAATGGGGAAACCGGAGAAAAAAGTATATGATAAATTTGTTAAAAAGTTTTATAAAATTAATAAAGAAATAGGAAAAAAACAGTATATAGTACCATATTTAATGTCTAGTCATCCGGGAAGCACAATAAAGTCGGCAATTGAATTAGCTGAGTATTTGAGAGATATAGATTATTATCCAAAGCAGGTTCAGGATTTTTACCCTACTCCCGGTACACTTTCAACTTGTATGTACTATACAGAACTTGATCCAAGGACTATGAAACCCGTATATGTTGCAAAAAGCAGAATGGAAAAAGCTATGCAGAGAGCTTTATTACAATATAAAAATCCTAAAAATTATGATTTAGTAAAAAAAGCATTAATACTAGCTAAAAGAGAAGATTTAATAGGTTATAGTCCAAAGTGTTTAATAAAACCACCAATAGAAAAATCTTTTAATAATAAGAGATATAGAAAAAATAAAAAAGTACAGTTAGGCAAAAAAAGAAAAAGTAGAAGAACATGGTAA
- a CDS encoding helix-turn-helix domain-containing protein produces the protein MDKNKLRTLLKQGEGPKLDYKETININQESGKKELVKDIIAIANSQGGRGHLIIGVKDKTREIVGIKPENINEERIQQIISNRCDPPINIRVEYIDIDNKTVAVITIFRSYKRPHQMRQTGAFYIRRGSTTDVARRDEIANMLQNAGIIYNEQLPVYNVAIDVLDKKLIQNYLSKMNINAGVDDKILLNNLGIIHYDRDTEEYFPTIGGLLLFCNNPQIYLPHTGIKVIFFENGIRKVKYFTGDLVSLLDKSIAFIKNILSDICYPFEPIVESLSNAVVHRDYFDYSREIVVYVGKNKLEISNPGTISYKDRINNIIYEQNPFRRNKWLYERLLVLDTKNRFMKTGLGLKKIKNSFKGIKKVYFLNLRKRNLFKVILPGTKDFLIDKNKKCKAQEK, from the coding sequence ATGGATAAAAATAAATTGCGAACTTTGTTAAAACAAGGGGAAGGTCCTAAACTTGATTATAAGGAAACAATAAATATAAATCAAGAATCTGGAAAAAAAGAATTAGTAAAAGATATTATAGCAATAGCTAACAGTCAAGGCGGAAGAGGACATTTGATAATAGGTGTTAAGGATAAGACTAGAGAAATAGTAGGGATAAAACCTGAAAATATAAATGAAGAGAGAATACAGCAAATTATCAGTAATAGATGTGACCCGCCTATAAATATAAGAGTAGAATACATAGATATAGATAATAAAACAGTAGCTGTAATTACAATATTTAGAAGTTATAAAAGACCTCATCAAATGAGGCAAACAGGAGCTTTTTATATAAGGAGAGGTTCTACAACTGATGTTGCTAGAAGAGATGAAATAGCTAATATGCTTCAAAATGCTGGAATAATATATAATGAACAATTGCCAGTTTATAATGTAGCTATTGATGTTTTAGATAAAAAATTAATTCAAAATTATCTTAGTAAAATGAATATAAATGCTGGTGTTGATGATAAAATTTTATTAAATAATCTTGGAATTATTCATTATGATAGAGATACTGAAGAATATTTTCCTACAATAGGTGGACTGCTTTTATTTTGTAATAATCCTCAAATTTATCTGCCGCATACGGGAATAAAAGTTATATTTTTTGAAAATGGCATAAGAAAAGTTAAGTATTTTACAGGAGATTTGGTAAGTCTATTAGATAAATCAATAGCATTTATAAAAAATATTTTATCAGATATCTGCTATCCATTTGAGCCAATTGTAGAAAGTTTATCTAATGCGGTTGTTCACAGAGATTATTTTGATTATTCGAGAGAAATAGTTGTATATGTTGGAAAAAACAAATTGGAAATAAGCAATCCCGGAACTATTTCATACAAAGATAGAATAAATAATATTATTTATGAACAAAATCCTTTTAGAAGAAATAAATGGCTTTATGAACGATTATTAGTACTAGATACTAAAAATAGATTTATGAAAACAGGATTGGGATTAAAAAAGATAAAAAATTCATTTAAAGGTATTAAAAAAGTATATTTTTTAAATTTAAGAAAAAGAAATTTATTTAAAGTGATACTACCGGGGACAAAGGACTTTTTAATAGATAAAAATAAAAAGTGTAAAGCTCAAGAAAAGTAA
- a CDS encoding selenium metabolism-associated LysR family transcriptional regulator, which yields MDFKQLETFVTLAKLKSFSKAAEKLYLTQPTISNHIQNLEKELKTILVNRTNKNITLTKAGKILYKYAVNILNQRETALFCLNEFKGKIEGVLEISASTIPSQYFLPSILCKFNKIYPDVKYNLNKYSTGEVIEKILNGEIDFGIVGAKKEISQLEYIEIMDDNLIIIAPKCGIYKNLHSIKINDLCKYPIILRENTSGTRKIVEEELAKHNIYIENLNIVACIENTETIKECVKNGLGITFISEKAVSSELHNNLIKKIHVENLTLKRKFFFVYHKNRALSPLAETFKNFVLK from the coding sequence ATGGATTTTAAACAACTTGAAACATTTGTTACTCTTGCAAAATTAAAAAGTTTTTCAAAAGCGGCTGAAAAACTCTATTTAACTCAACCTACTATAAGCAACCATATTCAAAATCTTGAAAAAGAATTAAAAACAATACTTGTTAATAGAACTAATAAAAATATAACTTTAACTAAAGCAGGAAAAATTTTATATAAATATGCAGTTAATATTTTAAATCAAAGAGAAACAGCTCTTTTTTGTTTAAATGAATTTAAAGGAAAAATAGAAGGTGTTTTGGAAATTTCTGCAAGCACAATCCCTAGTCAATATTTTTTACCAAGTATACTGTGTAAATTCAACAAAATCTATCCTGATGTAAAATATAATCTTAATAAATATTCAACTGGAGAAGTTATTGAAAAAATTTTGAATGGAGAAATTGATTTTGGTATAGTAGGAGCTAAAAAAGAAATTTCTCAACTTGAATATATAGAAATAATGGATGATAATCTGATAATAATTGCTCCTAAATGCGGAATTTATAAAAATCTACATTCTATTAAAATTAATGATTTATGTAAATACCCTATTATATTAAGAGAAAATACATCTGGCACAAGAAAAATTGTTGAAGAAGAATTAGCTAAACACAACATTTACATAGAAAATTTAAATATCGTCGCTTGTATAGAAAATACTGAAACTATCAAAGAATGTGTAAAAAATGGGCTTGGTATAACTTTTATTTCTGAAAAAGCCGTTTCTTCTGAACTGCATAATAATCTTATAAAAAAAATTCATGTTGAAAATCTAACTCTAAAACGAAAATTTTTCTTTGTATATCACAAAAATAGAGCTCTTTCACCATTAGCCGAAACATTTAAAAACTTTGTTTTAAAGTAA
- a CDS encoding CAP domain-containing protein, whose amino-acid sequence MKYKKLISKITLGTIFSTSIFSFALLDTYAYESIYRKGNQIVRTYTSSSNNFSSVNTYNTYSYTNSKEYISNNETYNKNTSTSKILTKTNDSINKNEKIYIQGSKIIRVYGTTSNSNNTYDKNLSKNDTPSNNNIDNNSLNLTNDSLQTKITTSSSSTLTDYQIKSLVYEMLDLINTERKNNGLKPLILDEKLTSVAQLKAKDMAENNYLSHTSPTYGSVYSMIKNADINYYSAGENIAKAYSIKSAHINFMNSWIHRKAILSPNFTHIGIGIDKPQNSNMYKISVMFIEKNRGL is encoded by the coding sequence ATGAAGTACAAAAAATTAATATCTAAAATTACTCTTGGAACTATATTTTCTACTTCAATTTTTTCATTTGCTCTATTAGATACATATGCCTATGAAAGTATATACAGAAAAGGAAATCAAATAGTACGTACATATACATCTTCTTCAAATAATTTCAGCTCTGTAAATACATACAACACCTATTCTTATACTAATTCTAAAGAATATATTTCTAATAATGAAACATATAATAAAAATACTTCTACTTCAAAAATATTGACAAAAACTAATGATTCTATCAATAAAAATGAAAAAATATACATACAAGGCAGTAAAATAATAAGAGTATATGGCACAACTAGCAATTCAAATAATACATATGATAAAAATCTTTCTAAAAATGATACTCCTTCAAATAATAATATAGATAATAATTCATTAAATTTAACAAATGACAGCTTACAAACTAAAATAACAACAAGTTCAAGTAGTACACTTACAGATTACCAAATCAAATCATTAGTATATGAAATGTTAGATTTAATTAATACAGAAAGAAAAAACAATGGATTAAAACCTCTTATATTAGATGAAAAACTCACTTCTGTTGCTCAGCTAAAAGCTAAAGATATGGCTGAAAATAATTATTTATCACACACTTCTCCAACATATGGTAGTGTTTATTCAATGATTAAAAATGCTGACATAAATTATTACAGTGCCGGAGAAAATATAGCAAAAGCTTACAGTATTAAAAGTGCTCATATAAATTTTATGAATTCATGGATACATAGAAAAGCTATACTTTCCCCAAACTTTACACATATTGGAATAGGTATAGATAAACCTCAAAACAGCAATATGTATAAAATCTCAGTAATGTTTATAGAAAAAAATAGAGGGCTTTAA
- a CDS encoding YkuS family protein, translating to MKRIAVENSLTNVKSYLETQGYTVESLESNKDNLKSFDAIVVSGQNSNFLGMHNTETKGSIISAKGLTPEDVHKEIQNRIE from the coding sequence TTGAAGAGAATAGCTGTTGAGAATTCATTGACAAATGTTAAGAGTTATTTAGAAACACAAGGATATACAGTTGAATCTTTAGAAAGCAATAAAGATAACTTGAAATCTTTTGATGCTATTGTCGTATCAGGACAAAATAGCAACTTTTTAGGTATGCACAATACTGAAACAAAAGGTAGTATAATTTCAGCAAAGGGATTAACACCTGAAGATGTACATAAGGAAATTCAAAACAGAATAGAATGA
- a CDS encoding chemotaxis protein CheW, which translates to MAENQYVIFKLGNEEYGVDIMKVKEISEFKESIKVPNAPYFVDGIINLRGEIIPIINLKKRFNIESQGINSDTRIIVINIRNKNVGFVVDEASQVLRIDEKDIESAPDIIVGVDRQYITGVGKIDDKIVILLDLEKILSDEEKEKLEEMQ; encoded by the coding sequence ATGGCTGAAAATCAATATGTTATTTTTAAATTGGGAAATGAAGAATATGGTGTAGATATTATGAAAGTAAAAGAGATTTCTGAATTTAAAGAGAGTATTAAAGTACCAAATGCACCATATTTTGTTGATGGTATCATTAATTTAAGAGGAGAGATTATCCCAATAATCAATTTAAAGAAAAGATTTAATATAGAAAGTCAAGGTATAAACTCAGATACTAGAATAATAGTAATCAACATAAGAAATAAAAATGTAGGATTTGTTGTTGATGAGGCTTCACAAGTTTTAAGAATAGATGAAAAAGATATTGAATCGGCTCCTGATATAATTGTAGGCGTTGACAGGCAGTATATAACAGGGGTTGGAAAGATTGACGATAAGATAGTAATACTTTTAGATTTAGAAAAGATTTTATCTGATGAGGAAAAAGAAAAATTAGAAGAAATGCAGTAA
- a CDS encoding sensor histidine kinase, whose protein sequence is MAKYVDIKALNEVVKKTIGAIESGKKEIFEIAEKARNDCREIEEELMQLNEKLKSVIYEVDKLTILEKNSRRKLLTVSRNFDKYSEEDIKKAYEMAKDLQVNLSLKRHEEQELVKQRTSLELRLKKTKEVVEKAEALASKVGVALGYLSGDLQDVFEQLEDIQQRQLMGIKIIKAQERERQRVSREIHDGPAQIMANVVLKAELCERLIDIDILKAKQQLNLLKSIVRDSLKDIRRIIYDLMPMSLDDLGLIPTIQRLILNFQRESGINVDFSFDEKGEIKENIIQLTIFRIIQEALNNIKKHSKATNVIIKLDIGLENIYIKIIDNGIGFDVNDKVDSINNQNGFGLYSIKERVDLLRGKIEIDSKLGRGTKISVIIPICEEEK, encoded by the coding sequence ATGGCTAAATATGTAGATATTAAGGCATTAAATGAAGTTGTAAAAAAGACTATAGGTGCTATAGAATCGGGAAAAAAAGAAATATTTGAAATTGCAGAAAAAGCAAGGAATGACTGCAGAGAAATAGAAGAAGAATTGATGCAATTAAATGAAAAGTTGAAATCAGTTATTTATGAAGTAGATAAGCTGACGATATTAGAAAAAAATAGTAGGAGAAAATTGTTAACTGTAAGTAGGAATTTTGATAAATACAGTGAGGAAGATATAAAAAAAGCTTATGAAATGGCTAAAGATTTACAAGTAAATCTTTCTTTAAAAAGACATGAAGAACAGGAACTGGTAAAACAGAGAACTAGCCTTGAATTGCGACTAAAAAAAACAAAAGAGGTTGTAGAAAAAGCAGAAGCACTTGCTTCTAAAGTTGGAGTTGCTCTTGGATATTTAAGTGGAGATTTGCAAGATGTATTTGAACAGCTTGAAGATATTCAGCAAAGACAGTTAATGGGCATAAAGATTATTAAAGCACAAGAAAGAGAAAGGCAAAGAGTGTCAAGAGAAATACATGATGGACCTGCTCAAATTATGGCTAATGTGGTTTTAAAAGCAGAGCTGTGTGAACGGTTAATTGATATAGATATTTTAAAAGCAAAGCAACAGCTTAATCTGTTAAAAAGTATAGTTAGAGATAGTTTGAAAGACATCAGAAGGATAATTTATGATTTAATGCCAATGTCATTAGATGATCTTGGGCTTATTCCAACTATTCAAAGACTTATATTAAATTTTCAAAGAGAAAGCGGAATTAATGTTGATTTTTCATTTGATGAAAAAGGAGAAATAAAGGAAAATATTATACAATTGACAATTTTTAGAATTATACAAGAAGCTTTAAATAATATTAAAAAACATTCAAAAGCAACTAATGTAATTATAAAATTGGATATAGGACTAGAAAATATATACATAAAAATAATAGATAATGGAATAGGTTTTGATGTGAATGATAAAGTAGATTCGATAAATAATCAAAATGGATTTGGGCTGTATAGTATAAAAGAGAGAGTAGACCTTTTAAGAGGTAAGATAGAAATAGACAGTAAACTTGGAAGAGGTACAAAAATCAGCGTAATTATACCGATCTGTGAGGAGGAAAAATAA
- a CDS encoding DUF3343 domain-containing protein: MIAGQNAKYYLIVFNSKNHAYYLESILKKSGYNPKLINVPKYLSKHCSLGLIIYDENIVKFSIEKIEEKKLDIYKVYKYCFKNRKKIYEVIYKS, translated from the coding sequence ATGATAGCAGGCCAAAATGCAAAATATTATTTAATAGTATTTAATTCGAAAAATCATGCCTATTATTTAGAAAGTATTTTGAAAAAGTCTGGTTATAATCCAAAGCTGATAAATGTTCCTAAATATTTGAGTAAACATTGTAGTTTAGGATTAATAATTTATGATGAAAATATAGTGAAATTTTCTATAGAAAAGATAGAAGAAAAGAAATTGGACATATATAAAGTATATAAATATTGTTTTAAAAACAGAAAAAAAATTTATGAAGTAATATATAAAAGTTAG
- the hutH gene encoding histidine ammonia-lyase — protein MSIVYINGENLTIKDIVNVARKNYEVKLTDEAVEKVKKARRIVDEFVENEKVVYGITTGFGKFSDIAISKEETKQLQRNLIISHSCGVGKPFDEDIVRAIMLLRANALVKGYSGIRLSTLSTLVEMINKGVHPIIPQKGSLGSSGDLAPLAHMVLVMLGEGEAIYKGERLPGKIAMERAGIDTIELTSKEGLALINGTQVMTAVGALTVYDAIKVMKMADISAAMTLEALNGITDAFDERINMVRPHKGQRDSAKNLLKLTKGSKLTTRQGEIRVQDPYTLRCIPQIHGGSRDAINYVEEKVKIEINSATDNPLIFANEKDVLSGGNFHGQPMALAFDFLGIALSELANVSERRIERLVNPQLSGLPAFLTEKGGLNSGFMIAQYAAAALVSENKVLSHPASVDSIPSSANQEDHVSMGTIAARKAKEILDNVINVLAIEILAAAQAIDFKNSDDLGEGTKIAYDIIRNEVPTLHEDRIMNIDINKCAFLIKNHKIVDEIENRLGELN, from the coding sequence ATGTCAATAGTTTATATCAACGGAGAAAATTTAACAATAAAAGACATAGTTAATGTTGCTAGAAAAAATTATGAAGTAAAACTTACTGATGAGGCAGTTGAAAAAGTAAAAAAGGCGAGAAGGATAGTTGATGAATTTGTAGAAAATGAAAAAGTAGTATACGGTATAACTACTGGATTTGGAAAATTTAGCGATATAGCTATATCTAAGGAAGAAACTAAACAGTTACAGAGGAATTTAATAATAAGCCATTCATGTGGAGTAGGAAAACCTTTTGATGAAGATATAGTAAGAGCTATAATGCTCCTCAGAGCTAATGCACTTGTGAAAGGATATTCTGGTATAAGACTTTCAACTTTAAGTACTCTTGTTGAGATGATAAATAAAGGAGTTCACCCTATTATTCCGCAAAAAGGTTCTTTAGGTTCAAGTGGAGACCTTGCACCACTTGCACATATGGTGCTTGTGATGTTAGGAGAAGGAGAAGCTATATATAAAGGAGAAAGATTGCCTGGAAAAATAGCTATGGAAAGAGCAGGTATAGATACAATTGAATTGACATCTAAAGAGGGATTGGCACTAATTAATGGTACACAGGTAATGACAGCAGTAGGAGCATTAACTGTATATGATGCTATAAAAGTTATGAAAATGGCTGATATTAGTGCAGCTATGACTTTGGAAGCTTTAAATGGTATTACTGATGCATTTGACGAGAGAATTAATATGGTAAGACCGCATAAAGGACAAAGAGATAGTGCTAAAAACCTTTTAAAACTTACTAAAGGAAGTAAACTCACAACAAGACAGGGAGAAATAAGAGTTCAAGACCCATATACATTAAGATGTATACCTCAAATACATGGTGGAAGTAGAGATGCTATAAATTATGTTGAAGAAAAAGTAAAGATAGAAATAAATTCTGCTACTGATAATCCTTTAATTTTTGCTAATGAAAAAGATGTACTATCAGGTGGAAATTTTCATGGACAGCCAATGGCATTAGCTTTTGACTTTTTAGGAATAGCTTTGTCAGAACTTGCTAATGTATCTGAAAGAAGAATAGAAAGATTAGTAAATCCTCAGCTTAGCGGTTTGCCAGCATTTTTGACAGAAAAAGGAGGACTTAATTCTGGATTTATGATAGCACAATATGCAGCAGCGGCATTAGTGTCAGAAAATAAAGTATTATCACATCCAGCAAGTGTCGATTCAATACCATCTTCAGCTAATCAAGAGGACCATGTAAGTATGGGAACAATAGCTGCGAGAAAGGCTAAAGAAATATTAGATAATGTTATAAATGTATTAGCTATAGAAATTTTAGCTGCTGCTCAAGCGATAGATTTTAAAAATAGTGATGATTTAGGTGAAGGTACAAAGATTGCATATGATATAATTAGAAATGAAGTACCTACTTTACATGAGGATAGAATAATGAATATTGATATTAATAAATGTGCATTTCTTATAAAAAATCATAAAATAGTTGATGAAATAGAAAATAGATTAGGAGAGCTGAATTAA